The DNA region GCTATGCAGTTTACTGTGATACCGTATGGTGCCATATCCACTGCCATAACTTTAGTGATAATCATTGTGCCAGCTTTGGCTGCGTGATAAGCAATAGATATGGGATGAAAATCCATCACCCCTGCCACTGAACCAATGTTAATAATCCTGCCTGTGCTTTTTTGCTCAATTATGTGTTTACAAAAATTCTGTGATAAAAAGAATAGTCCTTTAAGGCTTATATCAAGCTGTTTGTCCCAGCTATCGGGTGTGACCTCGAGTACTTCCTCTCTTCTTGCATAGGCTGCGTCATTTACTAATATGTCTACTCTGCCGAAAGTATCGATCGCTTCATCAATTAGCGCAGGGTGAGCATCTACATCCCCTACATCAAGGGTGTGGTATATTGCCTCTCCGCCCATTTCCTCGATTTCTTTTTGAACTTCAACGCATTTTCCTTCAGTAAGAGCA from Thermodesulfobacteriota bacterium includes:
- a CDS encoding glucose 1-dehydrogenase → MRLKDKVAIITGGSSGIGKAITLGFVKEGAKVVIAALTEGKCVEVQKEIEEMGGEAIYHTLDVGDVDAHPALIDEAIDTFGRVDILVNDAAYARREEVLEVTPDSWDKQLDISLKGLFFLSQNFCKHIIEQKSTGRIINIGSVAGVMDFHPISIAYHAAKAGTMIITKVMAVDMAPYGITVNCIAPGSVATPMSSSDDPEYDEYMTKGIPEGRRGRPDDIVPPAVMFASDESQYITGQTIFVEGGALSVYLGREEPDFKA